In Trichomycterus rosablanca isolate fTriRos1 chromosome 2, fTriRos1.hap1, whole genome shotgun sequence, the genomic window CTTACTGATATCGCTATTAGAGGTAAGAGGATGTTCCACCAAATTCTGAGGCTGAGAGCTTTACAACTAGATGTTTTTCATTCAAACTCAAAATTGTCAACTTATTTTCTTaaaattaaatagtaaaaagtAAATAACTTTCACTGTTAACTGAGACATCTAatcaattctatacacatcaTCGTTATACCTTCTAAGGTGAGAGTGGGTGGAATATTTGCAACTATAAATAAGGATCGGTTGACACACttctacattacatttaaaatcacTGGTTAAATCATTCAAAACCagttaaatatttcaaattctAAGCTCTTTTTTGGAGGATCTATCAGGAATGGCAAGTTTAGGCTAATTACTTAATTTGTCAGtctttttttttgtgatttttcaTTCTTGTCCTATGGGATTAATTCTCTGCTGCCTGATGTACTACTTCATGTTTACCACATTATAACTGTTTTTGCAACACCGGCTGACTGAGCTCATTTGTGGTGTCTGTAAAACAAAGGACTTGGTAAAGCTGCTTATTCTTTGGCGTTGtgatgtggatttgattttgaatggatttTTTTATCATTCAATCTTCACTTAATCACAGAAAATGATCAGATATAAACATCttaaaattaactttaaaaaagTAGAAATTAAAAACTGAATGGTGCTTTAAGTCTGCTGAACAGCATGCAAACAACTCTGGCAAGCACAAAGTCTGGTAAATGTTCATCTGCATATTGCTTGCCACATTGCCCTTTACAAGATTTTCTACAAAGTCAAGTACATTTATGAActaatgtaatattaatgtaCAATATAGCACTTGAAGTTGTAAAACAGAATCAGGCCTAACTTTAAACAACCTCTAAAACTAATAACTAAAACTAACTCTAATGGATCACTCTACATTGTCTGTGAAAGTGCTGATCTTTGCTTTTTGAATGATAGCTACTGGTTTTGCAAAAAAAACTTTCCCAGGACCTTTGTGGCAAAGTGGGTCTTATGGGAATGGATGCCTCAGCATGTCTTCTAAGTGCTGTGCAGATGTTGCATAGTCCAGCAGTTCAGATGCCAGGCCTATGTGACTTATTACGTAATGAATCTGTGATAGGTGAATAAAAGGAAAGATCTTTTTATGCTCCATTTTTTCCACCATTACAGAAGAAATAGCAAATACGTCATCAGGTTTCAAGGCGgaaaacaaaaaatgtacaGCACATGAGCTAAATATGTGGACATTCAAACACCAAGTCTATGTGTGCATGTTATTCCAAAACCAAAGGCATTAATATAGTCAACACCTGCCATTGTACATGGTGATTTAAGGCTTCTGTTATGTTGCTTTCAGAGTCAGTTAAAAACCTGATAGCTTTGCAACAATCAAGTATTATGCATTGCATTCTTTAGCACTCTGCAATACTCCCTTTAAGTCTGCAGTCTATTTTATCACTTCTGGACTGTTGTTACTCCTTGGTGGCACTCAGCAGCTTAATCCTGCTGCCCCAGGCAGcagctcaggagcccaacagtgcctacctggtggtggtgggattAAACTAGtaaccttctgataactagtccagtagcttaaccactgcCCTGCCGCAGTCTTACTGACCCTAttagtttaaacagtgtgtttatctATGAGGACTGAATGGCtgtctgttttattaatttGCAATTGGTGCGGTAAATTGGGAGATTTACTAGTTAAAAGGTGGGTTTACACacatttggccatttagtgtatgtGTACTCTTTTTTgtctgtcatttaaaaaaaaatcccaatgGGCACTCAAGTGCCTCAGAAGTAAAACAAGATAGCCCACCACTGTGCCTACACACACGATAGGCTATGTCTCAGGGTGAGTGAGCCAAATGATTCCTCGTTGCTGCTACAGTTGTGGCCTCTGATGGCtggccagcacagagagggtgaATAATGGACCTCAGTGCGTAACTCTCTGTACACTGAACTCACATTGTGCTGGCAAAAAAAGCATTTGGCAAAACTGCTTACTTGTTGGAGGAGGCATGTGTTTGGTATGGCCCTTCTCAATCAGAAGAAACAGctgggtaactggatacaacTAAATTGAGAAAAAAACTCAGTGATGGTGGTCAAAAGTGCCAGCTCAATATTCTCTGTCAccccaaccacctgcatgtcctccctcaccgcatccattaacctttttttttttttggcatttctTGCCTCCCCCTGCCAGCCAGCTCCATCCTCAATACCCTTTCTCCAACAGAAAACCTCTGACTTTTGAGCCACATATGTATCGTCATGTAAATCAGGGTATTTTTATAGCAGCGTTCACTCTTACTAGTAAAAGATGTgcattttgtacatttgtataaAAGCTTTtgataaaatgcaaataaaaaaaatacaaattggcATCTCTGAATGTGCACTGTACATTGTTCTTACAGTTTCAAGTTACAGTAAATACAACTGTACTGAACTACATCAAGACAATACACAAGTAAAGGCCAGTTAAAACTGTGGTGCGACAGCTGTTGATTTTGTAAGACTAGCAATAGTGGCTGCAGCTGTTTACCAGGCAGCAACTGAAATCTCTCTTGGTACCATTAAAATGTCTGACAAGGCTCAAAAAGTGTCATGAGACACGGCTTGTAGGAGCATGCCTTTTTATATCTTGTCCAAAGCTTGGCCAAGGGACCAAATGCAGCACACTGAGAGATTTTATTAGGACAGCAAGACCAGATACTTTCATGACATATAAGACTGAAGATTCTGTTGGGCATCATAAAATGGGTGAAAACAAAAACTAATTAAGGAGTAAACAATTGTATGAGCCAATCTTTGCCTCCAGAGGGTAAAGTAGAGTAGGGATGGGGACAAATtaaagctagtaatgaggtaaataataatgtgatttcattatctggtacaaaagcagtatacACAAATGATGTCAAGTTTTTTTGTACCAAAGATGCAAAGGACCATGCAGGAAGGTGCTACATTCATCATGGGtaatttgcatatgtgtgaaggtttAAGACATGGAGGTGTATATTGAGATTTTAGAAAAACATATgcaacatcttttccaggaaaGCCCAtaattattttagcaagacaatgcaagGCCGCATTTTGTATGGTACAgaatgtgtgcttgactggcctaccTGAACAAAAGAATCAAACtggtgaccacagactgttgagcaggtAAATTCTTGTATCAAGCATAAATGGAgaaatatttctttaaaaagatTAAACTCATCATTTCAAAAGTTGATAGAcataaacatgcctctgtcccaacttatttgtagtgtgttgcagacaccaaattctgaatgtttttatatttacaaatgaagttgatcagtgaaaacagtggaaatattttctttctacttctATCAGTTGAATTCTAATTTAGGAGAAGACAAATCAAATATTTCATGTGTTTTACTAAAATAGGGTTTGTTATACACAGTCTACATAGTGCATGTTaagatatatatttatataaaaaaaaaaatttcagatttatttccacctttaaagtgagctataaaattaaataatttagcagGGAAAATTAAAGCCACATTTCACAAATGTGCACACTCTTAAAATTGAGccaaactgtcagaaacagactccatgagAGTGGCATGAAGGTGGGACCAGTACTCACAGCTGAACACCAGAACTGGCAGGTCTACCACTGGTGCGTCATTCTCCTCACAGACGAGCAGTTTCACAGTGAGCAAATGacaaatacagacacactgcggtagagatgggacgatcgatcggctacgaatcggtatcggccgatttttaatcaaaatatgctatcggcgatatttcctaaaagtagccgatccgatcgtgtgatatataaagaccatgttaagttaacagctcagcggattgatccagactttgagctacgaagcaccaaccatcacatcaccattcatcaacaatcgtacagaaaccatggtgaaagctcttacgatgtaattttgctgattgtaatatttactttaaaaagataattcaacccggtcacatcagagtcgattctatcagcacgttatataaactcctggttcactttagtAAATCggaagcggttcttacttgtgatgtagatgagaatagaaaacgttacagagccaatccgaggcaaaagtttattcatttaatgtaagagtcacacaaaatgttctgtagtagctggtgtttatttaaaaccacgacatttaattaataacagtaaacacggagagataactgagaagagaaacttacgcttcacataaaaacgaatcaactcatgaatcaatgaatcacttatagcgatactgtgaactctGCATCTCTGTAACTGCGTCTcttttaaaggcacacacacacgctgctccggtttatctttactgtgaggctctttttaagtttatttactgcattttttttttttactttgatttgTGTTTTTGAATCCAGGGCACAATAGATTTGAGAGCAGTGCAGTTAACGAAACAAACTGAGTAAAACGAACACTTCAAATAATAAGAAAGAGTCAGAAACCTTTTTAAATTTTGAGCTTTTTATCCATGTTTTGTTTCAAAATAAAGATCACACATTGTTTAGAGACAATCTACAACTGGAGTTACAAAAAATAGTTGCCCAGGCAGAAAGCACACACAGCATCTGTTAACTATACACATTATGGTTACAAGTGTGCTCGCATAAAGAGATCATAGGAAATATACacaaggctgtttaaatatacaCCGCAGTGTTCCAAATCAAATGTTACAATCACTTACAAGTAGACAAAAGAATGGCAAATCTGTACACACCTTGCAACCAGGGCAATCTAcgcatcacacacatacacacacactcgttaCTATCTGCCCTGAAGCAAGGGAGGGACTATAAAAGATCTTAAAAAAAGAGGATGAGCAGATGTGGAAAAATGGCTGGTGAATGGCTAAAAGCATGTGCCCATGTTTGTCTTCTTTGTACATCTATGCCATTTTAATCCAAAGGGCTTCAAAACCAACAAAAAATCTGatattacaatttacaatataCAACAACTTATAACTCGAACAACAACCAAAAAGGTGAGAATTTACACTGAAATGCACAAGATTCTTTTTCCccgttttctttttttccttcttatACCAAAAAGGGCTGTAGAAGCAAGTCCACATTTACATTAGCCAAGGTTTACAAATGTACAATTATACAATTAGAAGTATGTATTCACTAATAGGGTAATTATAAGTAGATTGGACATCAAAAACCAGAAAAAAACTACaaagatttatatatatatttatatatatgcaAAATTCTACACCAAGTATGCACTAAATATTTATAGAAGCAAGACCAAAAACGTCTCCCATGCTAAATGTCTGTGCCATGTCAGCAATAGAGTGTTAgcgtgtaatgtgtgcattatGAAAGTGTGTGTTAGAAATGTGTAATAGCAATTAAGTGTTTATAGGCAGAAGCCTCCATGATTCAAACTGGGATCAAATCAAATATTCTTTCATGACATACATACAGGAACAGAAGATGAGGAGCCAGGTTTTAGCAGTAGTAAGAAAGGGACTGggtaaaacaagaaaacaagaaCAAGCTCACAAGGACCAGGATAGGTCACTCAGCACAAGTTAGAAAGGGTTTACAGTGATCCCAGACCATCACCTTTAATCCAGGTGTAGACACGGCCTTTTCAAAACAAGAAGAGTTTACATGATGCCGTTAGGGGGCGCGCAGAGCGGGCCCAGGTCAACTCCATTCTTCATGTAGTACTTCTCCAGCTTGGCCAGAATGTGCTTCCCGTATGTGTACTTTCTAAGGGTCGCAATGTGAGGCCGGATCTACACACAGAACAGGTCATTAAACATCAGTCCCATAATGCAAGGAGTGAGTATAAGTTTCGAACATGGCACACATGATGCTGTTAGAGACAACACTGATAAAACTACaggaaaatgtattaatattcaCCTTGTGCATTACGATCTTGCGCTGTGTTGGCTCAGCAACGTCAATCATTTTCTGCACAACATAGTTGGCATACTGGTCCTTCATCATGGTGTATAAGGCACTGTGAGGCCCATCTGCCATACTGCAGACTTCATCGATCAGCATGGCCCGCTCAGCCCGCAGCGAGTGTGTCACGCACTTCTCCACCACGTTACTACAGGGAGAAAGGTTTTAATGGCAGCTTTAACACCACACTGCCTGAATATATAATTACTCTACAAGCATTATGCAAATGATATACTGACAATACATGACAGTGCATGTTCCTTTTTACTTTTATAGTGagtaaacaaatatttaagCCATAACATCTATATCACATGAAACACCAACAAATTAATAGTTGGTTATTTATTTTGGGGTGTGTTGGAACCTTTCACATCCAAtacatttattggccaagtCTCTAACATTGTCAATCTTTGATTTTCAGTGGATATTATTTTACAGCAGTTATACATCCACAATGTGGGAGATAGGTATCTCACTTGATAGAGAAAGTCAAGCATTCAGTAATATCACAAGAAGTTCATAAGATTATTGTAAATTTTGCTGAGCTAAAATTTATCAACAAACTTGTGAAGTCCATGTCTGCTCAACTGCATGCAGACATTACAACAAAAAGGGGACTTCAAAAATACAAAAGAGTTCTAAAACATGGGGCACTCAAATGGCTAAAACAGTCTAAAAGTGTTGGCTCATGTTTTTGACTTTTAGCAGAATCACTGACCAGGCATGGTTTGAGGGAGAAAAGGTCAAAAAGGACTTCTTCCTACTGTGATATACAATATCCAGGACTGATCCAGATCCATTTGGGATGGGGgagggtctgtgtgaaaacccaACACTGAAATGTCTATTCTGCAGTTGCTTTTTAATCACTTGTCAAGGGGCGTGTGGTGATTTGGCTCTCATAAGGGGCTGTGCATGGAGATTCACATAAGGGGAATTGAAAATGTCTAGATTGAAAAAAAATCTAGAAAATGCCATGtcaacacattggttacattaatggcaGGATCagtcttttctttttatatctATTAAAAAACCCATCCGTGTGAGTGTGTACACTTGTATGCAACATGGCCCTACTGTACCTAAAGATACTCTGCCTGTACATGTCAATAATTACTGCGCTCTAAGATTACCTGGCAAACTTGTGCTGGCTGAGTCCGAGAACGTTTCCTCTGATCTCGGAGACAATCTTGCTCTTGTCTTCTGCACGGCCATGCTCCAATACATGCTGAATTACATAGTTGCCATACTGATCCTACAcacatgaacaaaaaaaacagtaaatgaaATGACAGAGAAGTCAAAAACAAAGCTTTTTATGGGTCATCAGAGTCACGAATGGAGAGTGGAGATGAGGCATTGTTTTAGAAGCACAACAACTTTAGTAAGATAATGGTTAATCAGGTCCTAAAAGATAAAAATCTTCCTTACTTGGACCAGCTGCTCTGTGTGTTGGTGCAGTTCTTCCAGTATAGGCAGAGTCTGTTCAGGGAGACAGTGCTCCAAAATACGCTGGATCACCCGGCAGCCATAGGGGTGAGTGGACAGAGCAAACACCTGCATGACACACACACGGTAAATACATACACAGACAAACTGCCTTTCATCTGTAAGGACCCCTTTGATCACATTAAAGCACATCAAAGCAAAGCCCTTACCCACACAATGCACACACTCCTTTAGAGGTTTAATCTAACAGCTGACATTTAAGCATAGTCTGTGACCAGTTGCTATGGTGACATACCTGCCCTTTAAAAGCGTCGATGATGAACTGGAGAGCATGAGGCTGCACACACTCAATGCACTTCTGTACAACATGGTTACCGTTTTGATCCTTCACACACTTCAACACATGGCCATCCAGTTCTCGTACCATATCACTCTGCACACAACAAATACTTTTACCAAACAATACTGGAACACTTTGCATAGTCTCCATAAAAAGGTTTAGTTTTGCTGAGATGTGTCAGCATTACAAGATTGAAAGGTTCTAATTTGTTGACTAAAAGAAGGTTATTATACAACtagaaattataaaaaataataaagttgttAAGTGTTAAATTACAATATTTGTTAAACCTTTGGAGTCATATGGATGTGTTTAATGAAAGTTATATAGTAAGTGTATGAACTGGGTAAGTATGCACTCACAATGACTTGCTGTTCAGAAGGGATGAACTCCAGAGCCTTCTGGATCACCCTACAGCCATACATTTGCAGAGCCAAAGACAACACGTGACCACGGATCCGCTCAGCAAGTGCCAACTTCTGATCCAGACTgccaaactacacacacacaataaaaactgtttaaaaaagaTTATTTCCACTAATAATTTTagcaatttaattatttaatgtttacctTTAAAGTCTGGGACCAGTGTTCCTTGGAGCAACATAAACTTTTTATGGACTGCTTAGTTTACTATAGAAAGCTTTTTACACTACTAAAAAACAGTGCTGTGTAAAGCTCTTACTGGAGAGATCTAACTATATGCATGTGAACACTTTTTAACCACCATATTTCACCCCTCACAGCCACATATTTCTTCCCTGTAAGTATGGGCCAAATTAGAACACAGCCTTTGCTTTGTTGACACAAAGCTCAGGTTCTGCCAGTAGTCCTGTTTACATGTATTATCATTAAAGTATGCTGCctacatataaataaagccacatGCTAATTAAGTTGTTTACACCCTGCCTAAATTCAAAACCATGTCATGTACCACTAAATAAAAGGGTTATTTTGTTAGTTTAGTTGGGTGATGCTGGGAATACTGCTTAACAAAATGAAACCTTTGTAAGTGTCACTACACCCATATTACCTATCAGACAGCAATGTACATCAGCAAAAGGGGGAGACAGTCAGAAAAAGTGAACTGGGGGGTTATGTAATTCCAACAGACTCCAGCATCAGCATTAAAACTGACCtaattgtaatgtaaatgtcattaatGCAAACATTTACATAAACAGCATGCTGAAACGAACACAAgattaatattttacatatcTGAGGTCAGTAATTTAACAGAAATTAAAAAGGCATTAATCACATGTCATTGAACCaaacatgttatttattaagaCAATAAAGCTTGGTCTATATAATGGCAATTTTGGCCTCACCTCAAAGAACTTTTGGATGACATAATTCCCAAACACATCAACCATGAGCTGGTAGGCTGCTTGCAGAATCTCACTGAAGACCAACTGACGCTCTGCAGAGCTTGCTCTCTCCAACTTCAGCTGAATAAACCTAAACAAATACAAGCAATATTTTACATATACAGTCTTTGAGGACTTGATTATCTGGTAAGCaacaatcaaaaaaaaaaaaaaatctgcctATCATTTGCATACATTAAATGATGGAAGTTATTTTAACATCTCATGGTGTAAGACAGAAGAAAGCATAATATTTCAGTTAAGGAAATGTGCAGTCCAGAAAAAGCACTAATATAACCGATTTAATtaggattaaaataataaatactttgGTACCCATTACACACATCCCCATGTCAAACCAATCAAATTAATATAGATTCTACATATTACTACTTTGTAAAAGTAGAACATTACAATAATACTACCAGTTATAATATGAAGCAAGGCATATTGTTACCACATGGAATTATAGATGTTTAATGGTATGATCTATGCACTCAAGCGTTCTAATTACAAAAgaacaaatgaaagaaaagaataaaaagcAAAAGTAACTTATGTGTCACATGTATTAATGTATGGTACTAAGAGAAATGAATGGTTGCACAAGAGTTTAAGAGTGTATGATGGCATACCTGGAGCCATGCTGGTCCTGAGAGAACTCCATGACATGGCCTGCAATCTCCCGCAGCTGTAGGTTCGGGTAGCGATTGTTGCGGAAATCCTCGAGCAAACGACTGCGCCCAGACGGCATCACATCCGACATGCTGTAGCGGAGCCGTGATGGAAAGAGCTGGCTGCTGGGACTAAAAAGTGAAGAGCCAGTAGTGGCACTTCTGTACTTTGCCTCTGCTCCAGGAGCCGCTGAGATAAAACGGCCACTGCCATTGGTTAGCCCACCTGTGAGGGGTTACAGAATTCCATTTTTTTCTGGCAAGCAAAAATTACTTTTTGATATTCTAGTTTGAACAAAAATTAATTAGAATTGGATAAAAGTGCACACATACGTCGGAACGTACCAAGGTTGAGACTGCTGGAGGATCCATGGGTTGAAAGGGAGGGGGGAGGAGTAAGAGAGTGTGAGGGAGCCTGGTTGGGAAGTGGCATGCCAACAGGACCAGGAGAGGAGCTGAAACCAAGACCATTGTAGAACCCTCCATGACCAATAGGAGTAAGGCTGCTGGGGGTGCGCTTATATAGGTCAGAACTTCCTGTCAAAGAGTCCCGACGAGAAACACTGGCGCTAGAATTAGCCACTGCAGACAGACAAAGTAACAATTAATGCACTTCCCAAAAACAAACCTTGTTTCAACAGCTTCCTGACATTTAGTGAGAATGTtagtaaaaatgtacaaaatcacATATGCTGCAGAAACGGGAGTTATTAAACAAGTTTCCTCTTGACAACCGGTCTCTATTTGAGCTTACTGCAGTCATTTGTGCTAACTAATCACCAAAGCCGATGGGTTCCCAAGACCCTTTGTTTACTTAGGAACAATACAAATTAGTTACACGTCATTATTTAAAACTGTAGAAATTTATTAAGGCAATTAATCCACTCAATACTAAAAGCCAACAGTGGATGTGGTTTCTTTCAAGCAAATGGCTAAACTAGAATATTAATGCAAATGTATCAGATGGCTCAAGTTAACACAGTACACTTCATAGGTACAACATGGTGTGACTTAACAAGGCCAAAGCCATGTGTAAGGCATGCTATTGCATTTTTCAGTACAGATCAAACTAAATAGTTTTTTGTCTGAATggtcaaaaaagaaaatattaatgtggTTATGAGACACATTTGCACAGATCCACCCCCCTCATAATGGTTTATATTTTAGCTTTACTCACACATACCAGCTGTACCAAAACCACCCAGTGTTGCTCCAAGTGTAGCACCAAGAGACGAAGATGGGTTACCATTGAATCCAAGGGAGGAGCTTCCTGGTTGGGCAGAGCCTTGGGAAAACAGGGATGAGCTCTGGGAAGAGGAGCTTGGAGAGCCACTCCCATAAAAGGAACTTCCACCCAGAGCTCCACCTCCATGCTGACCTGGAGCTTGTTGGGAACTTAACGCACGAAAAGCCCCATTGGCCCCGCCGCCAAGGCCTGCATTAGCCCCACTGGCAGAGGCAGCTGCCACTGTATGGAAAAACAAAATCTAAAATTACAAGAATGCAAAGATAAACTACTGTAGCTAATATGCAAGTGGGAGGTCTAatcatattaaaaaatatatatataggcaatatacagggtgggccatttatatggatacacctaaataaaatgggaatggttggtgatattaacttcctgtttgtggcacattagtatatgggaggggggaaacttttcaagatgggtggtgaccatggcggccattttgaagtcggccattttggatccaactttagttttttcaatgggaagagggtcatgtgacatcaaacttattgagaatttcacaagaaaaacaatggtgtgcttggttttaacgtaactttattctttcatgagttatttacaagcttctctttgtttacagccattgacatgtcgcagaggttaacacgtgaggagcggatagaaattgtgttgatgtctg contains:
- the pum1 gene encoding pumilio homolog 1 isoform X5; this translates as MSVACVLKRKAVLWQDSFSPHLRLPPPDRPLPSMPVVLSPAGHAPQPGPTPQAPPPAQGAGRSQDDAMVDYFFQRQHGEQPGYNNGKHRWPTGDNIHADNQVRSMDELNHDFQALALEGRAMGEQLLTGKKFWESDDSGKDGPKGIFLDQWRDSAWGTSDHSVSQPIMVQRRPGQGFHGVGEAGSVLSPRSESGGLGVSMVEYVLSSSPAEKLDSCLHKVAFGPRDTETNDSEKRAEPKPKTTFDPERKELQETEPDPMDNPNGLASQNGLDVDVKDFSRTPGNCPAGPEMELGGADMAGGTGPKPAEEFSNLEPPNVTLDHMESVSMETLQFDYSGNQLPLDSTAATVGLFDYNSPQQLFQRSNALAVQQLTAAQQQQYAIAAAQQPHIGLAPAAFMPNPYIISAAPPGTDPYAAGLAAAATLGPAVMPPQYYGVTPWGVYPANLFQQQAPAPSNSANQQPAAQTQQNQQQVMRTGGNQRPLTPSQGQPGQQTDQLVAAAAVNSALAFGQGLAAGVPGYPVLAPAAYYDQTGALVVNTGARSGPVRLMTPASVIISPTVAAASASGANAGLGGGANGAFRALSSQQAPGQHGGGALGGSSFYGSGSPSSSSQSSSLFSQGSAQPGSSSLGFNGNPSSSLGATLGATLGGFGTAGMLANSSASVSRRDSLTGSSDLYKRTPSSLTPIGHGGFYNGLGFSSSPGPVGMPLPNQAPSHSLTPPPSLSTHGSSSSLNLGGLTNGSGRFISAAPGAEAKYRSATTGSSLFSPSSQLFPSRLRYSMSDVMPSGRSRLLEDFRNNRYPNLQLREIAGHVMEFSQDQHGSRFIQLKLERASSAERQLVFSEILQAAYQLMVDVFGNYVIQKFFEFGSLDQKLALAERIRGHVLSLALQMYGCRVIQKALEFIPSEQQVISDMVRELDGHVLKCVKDQNGNHVVQKCIECVQPHALQFIIDAFKGQVFALSTHPYGCRVIQRILEHCLPEQTLPILEELHQHTEQLVQDQYGNYVIQHVLEHGRAEDKSKIVSEIRGNVLGLSQHKFASNVVEKCVTHSLRAERAMLIDEVCSMADGPHSALYTMMKDQYANYVVQKMIDVAEPTQRKIVMHKIRPHIATLRKYTYGKHILAKLEKYYMKNGVDLGPLCAPPNGIM
- the pum1 gene encoding pumilio homolog 1 isoform X1, translated to MSVACVLKRKAVLWQDSFSPHLRLPPPDRPLPSMPVVLSPAGHAPQPGPTPQAPPPAQGAGRSQDDAMVDYFFQRQHGEQPGYNNGKHRWPTGDNIHADNQVRSMDELNHDFQALALEGRAMGEQLLTGKKFWESDDSGKDGPKGIFLDQWRDSAWGTSDHSVSQPIMVQRRPGQGFHGVGEAGSVLSPRSESGGLGVSMVEYVLSSSPAEKLDSCLHKVAFGPRDTETNDSEKRAEPKPKTTFDPERKELQETEPDPMDNPNGLASQNGLDVDVKDFSRTPGNCPAGPEMELGGADMAGGTGPKPAEEFSNLEPPNVTLDHMESVSMETLQFDYSGNQLPLDSTAATVGLFDYNSPQQLFQRSNALAVQQLTAAQQQQYAIAAAQQPHIGLAPAAFMPNPYIISAAPPGTDPYAAGLAAAATLGPAVMPPQYYGVTPWGVYPANLFQQQAPAPSNSANQQPAAQTQQNQQQVMRTGGNQRPLTPSQGQPGQQTDQLVAAAAVNSALAFGQGLAAGVPGYPVLAPAAYYDQTGALVVNTGARSGPVRLMTPASVIISPTVAAASASGANAGLGGGANGAFRALSSQQAPGQHGGGALGGSSFYGSGSPSSSSQSSSLFSQGSAQPGSSSLGFNGNPSSSLGATLGATLGGFGTAGMLANSSASVSRRDSLTGSSDLYKRTPSSLTPIGHGGFYNGLGFSSSPGPVGMPLPNQAPSHSLTPPPSLSTHGSSSSLNLGTFRRGLTNGSGRFISAAPGAEAKYRSATTGSSLFSPSSQLFPSRLRYSMSDVMPSGRSRLLEDFRNNRYPNLQLREIAGHVMEFSQDQHGSRFIQLKLERASSAERQLVFSEILQAAYQLMVDVFGNYVIQKFFEFGSLDQKLALAERIRGHVLSLALQMYGCRVIQKALEFIPSEQQVISDMVRELDGHVLKCVKDQNGNHVVQKCIECVQPHALQFIIDAFKGQVFALSTHPYGCRVIQRILEHCLPEQTLPILEELHQHTEQLVQDQYGNYVIQHVLEHGRAEDKSKIVSEIRGNVLGLSQHKFASNVVEKCVTHSLRAERAMLIDEVCSMADGPHSALYTMMKDQYANYVVQKMIDVAEPTQRKIVMHKIRPHIATLRKYTYGKHILAKLEKYYMKNGVDLGPLCAPPNGIM
- the pum1 gene encoding pumilio homolog 1 isoform X7, yielding MSVACVLKRKAVLWQDSFSPHLRLPPPDRPLPSMPVVLSPAGHAPQPGPTPQAPPPAQGAGRSQDDAMVDYFFQRQHGEQPGYNNGKHRWPTGDNIHADNQVRSMDELNHDFQALALEGRAMGELLTGKKFWESDDSGKDGPKGIFLDQWRDSAWGTSDHSVSQPIMVQRRPGQGFHGVGEAGSVLSPRSESGGLGVSMVEYVLSSSPAEKLDSCLHKVAFGPRDTETNDSEKRAEPKPKTTFDPERKELQETEPDPMDNPNGLASQNGLDVDVKDFSRTPGNCPAGPEMELGGADMAGGTGPKPAEEFSNLEPPNVTLDHMESVSMETLQFDYSGNQLPLDSTAATVGLFDYNSPQQLFQRSNALAVQQLTAAQQQQYAIAAAQQPHIGLAPAAFMPNPYIISAAPPGTDPYAAGLAAAATLGPAVMPPQYYGVTPWGVYPANLFQQQAPAPSNSANQQPAAQTQQNQQQVMRTGGNQRPLTPSQGQPGQQTDQLVAAAAVNSALAFGQGLAAGVPGYPVLAPAAYYDQTGALVVNTGARSGPVRLMTPASVIISPTVAAASASGANAGLGGGANGAFRALSSQQAPGQHGGGALGGSSFYGSGSPSSSSQSSSLFSQGSAQPGSSSLGFNGNPSSSLGATLGATLGGFGTAVANSSASVSRRDSLTGSSDLYKRTPSSLTPIGHGGFYNGLGFSSSPGPVGMPLPNQAPSHSLTPPPSLSTHGSSSSLNLGGLTNGSGRFISAAPGAEAKYRSATTGSSLFSPSSQLFPSRLRYSMSDVMPSGRSRLLEDFRNNRYPNLQLREIAGHVMEFSQDQHGSRFIQLKLERASSAERQLVFSEILQAAYQLMVDVFGNYVIQKFFEFGSLDQKLALAERIRGHVLSLALQMYGCRVIQKALEFIPSEQQVISDMVRELDGHVLKCVKDQNGNHVVQKCIECVQPHALQFIIDAFKGQVFALSTHPYGCRVIQRILEHCLPEQTLPILEELHQHTEQLVQDQYGNYVIQHVLEHGRAEDKSKIVSEIRGNVLGLSQHKFASNVVEKCVTHSLRAERAMLIDEVCSMADGPHSALYTMMKDQYANYVVQKMIDVAEPTQRKIVMHKIRPHIATLRKYTYGKHILAKLEKYYMKNGVDLGPLCAPPNGIM